The DNA window GAGGAGGAATACTGCTGGTTTCTATTCTTGCCATTCATTTAATTATCGGTGCCGTTGCTTTCGACACGGCAGATAAAATAGATGTCGCAATCGCAAAAGAAGAGGTTGAAAAAGCAAATACCTCTCTGAATTATATCTTAGAGAACATAGACAGATTTTGCTCGGATTGGGCAGAATGGGACGACACCTACGAATTTAT is part of the Ferroglobus placidus DSM 10642 genome and encodes:
- a CDS encoding CHASE4 domain-containing protein — protein: MLAKRVLLIGGGILLVSILAIHLIIGAVAFDTADKIDVAIAKEEVEKANTSLNYILENIDRFCSDWAEWDDTYEFILNNK